In Gemmatimonadota bacterium, the DNA window GACGCACTCGATCTCGACGTCACAGAACTTGGGGAGCGCCGCCGCCTGCACCGTGGCGCGAGCCGGCCGATGGTCTCCGAAGTGCCGCGCGTAGACCTCGTTCATCTCCGCGAACGTGTTCATGTCGGAGAGAAACACCGTGGTCTTCACCACGCTCTGGAGCGACGAGCCCGCGGCCTCGAGCACGCGCGCGAGGTTCTTGAGGCACAGGTCGGTCTGCGTGGCAACGTCACCACCGCTGAGTTCGCCGGACGCCGCATCCAGCGGAATCTGACCCGAACAGAAAACCCATCCGTCGGTGACGATCGCCTGGGAGTACGGACCGATCGCGGCCGGGGCGTGGTCGGTGTGGACGCGCTTGAGCTCGCTCATCTCGGGTGCTCCGTAGTGTGTTTGTGTCGGCGTGGCTCTATTCGGGGCCGTGGTGCGCGACGTGCGCGCGCAGCTCATCAGGCGAAACGGTCGCCACGCCGGCCTTGCCGACTTCGATAGCGGCGGCGTGGTTGGCGAGCATCGCGGCTTCCGTGGCGGTGCCACCGGCCGCGAGTACGACCGCAACGACGCCCGTGACGGTGTCCCCCGCACCCGACACGTCGTACACGCCGCGCGCTGCTGTCGGGATCCTCACCGACGTGCCCTCCGCGGTCTGCAACGCCATGCCGTGCTCGCCGAGGGTGAGCAGCAGGTTCTGGCACCCGAGTCTCTCGCGCGTGGCCTCCATCCAATCCGCGTCGTCCGCGTGAATGAAGTCCCCGAGTGCGTCGCCGAGCTCCTTGGCGTTGGGCTTGAAGACGGTCACGCCCCCGTAGGACGAGAAATTGCGTTGCTTGGGATCGACCACCGTGGGCAATCCTAGTCGCACGCCGGCCTCGATGACCGACGAGATGACCGACGGCGTGAGGACTCCCTTGTTGTAGTCTTGCATGACCAGCACATCGCTGTCGACGGCGAGCTGCTCGACCTTGTCGCAAAGCGATCGCGCGAGGCCGACGCTCACGTCGCCGTCGTCCTCCACGTCGAAGCGCACGATCTGCTGGCGGAGCGCCAGGACCCGCGTCTTCTCGGTGGTTGGTCGCTCATCGGTCCTGACGAGGCCGTCGGTCCCGAGCCCGAGTCGGGAGAGCTCGGCCTCGAGTAGCTCACCAGCCGAATCAACTCCGACACAAGCCACAACGCGGCACGTGGCGCCCAGGGCAGCGACGTTGGCTGCTACATTGCCAGCCCCCCCGACCGTGGCGCTGGTCTCGGCCACCCGCACGACAGGCACCGGGGCTTCGGGTGATACACGATCTACGGGACCGGAGATGTACCGGTCGAGCATCAGGTCGCCGACCACGAGCACGCGCGCGCCGGCCGCGGTGGCGAGGATCTCCTCGAGACGCCCTGGGCTCAGCCGATCCACGGGCCACGCCCCCTTCCCTCCAAGGCCAGCATCGAATGCGCGTCACTGTCTCTGGCGAGAAGCTCCTCCTGGAGGTTCACCGACACGCACACGTGGTTCGGAACGATCCGAACCCGCTCGCCGATCGCGGGCCGCCACGCCGTTCTGGACAGGTCGAGCACGCCGTGCTCCTCCGAGAGGGAGACAACCTCGACATCGGGGTGGTCGAACAGCACGCCGAAGCCACCTTCTCCTCCGGGGCCCTCCTTCGCGAGCGCCTTCGACCCCGAGTCGACGACCGCGTGTCCGGGCACGGCGGTGCTAACGACAGTCGCGAGCACCGTATACGCGAGGTCATCGTGTGAGGCAACACCCACTGCCAGTCCCTCCCGATCGAAAAAGATGCACGACCCCGAGCGGATCTCGGTCAGGCCAGGAAACTGGTGGCTGTGCCAAAGCGTGGGGGTTGAGCCTCCGCTGACGATACCGGGGCTGAAGCCGGCGCCCTCGAGCGCGGCGTAGGTGTCGGTGAGCTGCTCGCACACACGCGCCAGAGGTTCGCGCTGCTTGTCCTGCGGCATGCGGATGTGGCCCGGATAGAACATCAGGCCCCTGAACTCCACTCCCTTCAAGGAAGACGCGAGCGTCGCAAGGCGAACGACGTCGGCGGAGGTCTGGACGCCGACCCGTCCGAGACCCACGTCCTGCTCGACCAGGATGCCTATGACGCGGTCTCGGGCGGCAGCAGCGGCCGCTACGGACTCGAGCACATCGGCCGAGTCGAGCGCGACCTTGAGGTCGAGCGACGCCGGCAAGCACACGAGCCGCTCGAGCTTGGCGTCGCCGACCGGCGGGTATGCGAGCAGAAGATCACTCGTGAGCGTCGACATCACCTCCGCTTCTCGGAGCGTGGCGACCGTGAGCCCTCGCGCGCCCGCCTCCAGTTGCATGCGCGCAACCTCGAGCGACTTGTGGGTCTTGATATGCGGACGCCAAGCGAAGCCGTGCTGCGCAGCGTAGTCGGCGACGCGCTGTGCATTCGCCCGAACGCGCCCGAGATCGACGTACCCGATTGGAGTGTCGACTCCAGCCGGGTCGACGGGCTTCAACGTAGCGCGTCCTCCAGAGCCTGTTGGAAGTCCGAATCGGTCTCGTTCAGCGGCCCGTACTTCATCCAACGTAGGATCCCCTCCCGGTCGATCAGAAACGTCGCGGGAAGGCCCAACACCTGATAGCTGTCCATGCCGCGCATCTGTGGATCGAGGAGGATCGTATAAGTAACGCCGTACTCCTCCTTGAACATCTCGACCTGGTCCGCGGCGCTGCCAGTGTCCATGGAGGCGCCAACGATCTGGAACCCCTCTGCTTCGTGCTGTTCGTAGAGCTCCTGCAGGAACGGCGTCTCTTGGCGACACGGGGCACACCACGTGGCCCACATGTTCAAGAGCACGACCTGGCCCTTGAGCGACTCGAGCGAGACCATTTCTCCCTGTAGATCCACCGCCTCGTAGCTGGGCACCGGGAATCCCATCCTGGGCGGCGCCGGCGCGTCGGACCGCGCGCACGCCACGGTTGCGGCGGCCAGCACCATCGCGGTCATCGTTCTAATGTTCATTGGTCTTCCAAATGCAATCGTGTCACGCGTACCTGCGAGGGTTCGACAGATACGTCGGTCCACGCCATCACCAGTGAGCCGTCAGGGGCCTGGACCATCTGCGGGAAGCCACTCGCCCGAGACGACGATGACGCCGTCAGATTCACGCTTCCCGACATCGTCCCGTCCGCTCTTACGCGACGCAGGCGAACCTCCGCGTCTTCCCCTCCGGTCCGTTCGAGCCATGCGACGAGCGCGCTCCCGTCCCGCAACCCCACAACCGCGACGCGGCCCGCGGGGTTCCCACCATCGATCACGGTCGCCGCGCCGAAGGTGGCGCCGTCGTCGGCCGAGAACGCGACCTTCACACGGGGCTCGTCTCCCGCGCCGGTGAACCACGCCACGGCGAGGTTCTCGCCTGCCACCGCCACGGCCGGACCATTCACGGGGCAGCCCCAGATGAACCAACCATCGTCGTGGACCGCCGTACCCTCGGTCCAAGCGCCATCCACGTACCTCGTGATGTAGATGTCACGGACTTCGGGTTCTTCAGTCCGGTCCCGATAAACGACTACGGGACCCGACGGTGTGATCGTGGCATCCGTCTGGCAGCAGTCACAGACCCGGCCGTCCAGAAGCGTCTCGGGGCCCGGAGTGCCGTCCGCGGAGACCTCGCGGGATCGTAGCGTCATGGCGTGCGTCGCAGCATCTCCACCGGAACCGGCGACGGTCTGGCGCCCATCCAGCCAAGCGAACCCGACGCTCGCCTCCCACGAAAAGACACTGACGAATCCATGCTCCGTAGGCGTACCGTCCTCGTGCGGAGTCCAGGGTTCGGACCACGTGACGCCCTGGTCGGCGGAGCGGGCCACCCGCACACCGTAGTCGTATCCTCCGGCGTCTCCGCGCTGGAGCCAGTGCGCCCAGAGCGTGCCCTGGGGCCCCGGCGATACCGACGGAAAGTCGGCCCAGTTGACGAAGAACCGATCACCTCCCGCGATTACCGACGCATCATTCCAGCCGTCGTGTGCGAGCGTGGAGAAGCGGAGCTCGTGATATGATCCTTCCCCCCGTTGCAGCCAGCTCAGGTACACTGCGTCCTCAGACGCGGACAGGAACGGCTCTGCGCTGTCACCTCCGGCGGGCGACACCATGGCTTCGAACGACACTGACAACGTCGGTGGGCTGGCTTCTTGGCAGGCGGCCAGGACCGTCAGAAAGGCCACAACAGAAAGCAGTTTCATCACCGCTGCGTAGGTTTGGGCACGAGGTCGACGCACTGCCAGGACACGGAAGGCAGGGATCTTGCTTGCATCCCGATCCTGAAGTCGGGAGAATCTCAGTATGGTTCCCCCCAGCGGTACAATAACGAAACTCTTGAGGCGAGACTCGGTATGTGTGGTTTCGCCGACGCCGACCGTCGTAATGGATGGGTCGGGCGGTGGCAATTCAATTCAGGCGGTGATGAAGATGCAATCCTCGAAGCTCGCGTCAATCGGGCGCCGGACGATGCTGGGCGCGGCGCTCGCCGCGGCTGCGCTCGCGTCTGTTCCGCAGTCCGGATCAGCGCAGTACTTCGGACGCAATAAGGTCCAATTCGACGATTTCGATTTCAAGATCCTTCGAACCGATCACTTCGACTTCCACTTCTATCCGGAAGAGACTGAGGCGGTGCGCGACGCCGCCCGCATGGGCGAGCGCTGGTACGAGCGCTTCGCGCGCGCGTTCCAGCACGAGTTCGAGCAATCCAAGCCGGTAATTCTGTACGCGGACCATCCGGATTTCCAGCAGACGAACACGCTGTCCGGGTTCATCGGTGAAGGCACCGGTGGAGTGACGGAATCGCTCAAGAACCGGGTGATCATGCCGCTCGCGGGCTCGTACTGGGATACGGACCACGTGCTCGGTCATGAGCTCGTGCACGCGTTCCAGTACAACATCGCCCAGTCGAGACGTGGCGGCGGCATTCAGGGACTCATGACCCTGCCGCTCTGGCTCATCGAGGGCATGGCCGAGTACATGTCGGTCGGCCGCGACGACCCGCTGACCGCGATGTGGATTCGCGACGCCATCCGCAGGGACGAGCTGCCGACGATCCGGCAGATGACCCGCGAGCGAAAGTTCTTCCCGTACCGGTTCGGCCAGGCTCTGTGGGCCTACATCGGCGGGACCTACGGAGACGACGCCGTCATCCAGATCTTCCGGCGTTCGCTGCGCGTCGGGTTCGAGGGCGCGATCGAACAGGTATTGGGACTCTCGACGGACACGCTGTCGGTACGCTGGAAGGACAAGACCGCCGAGGAATACCTGCCGATCATGGAGGGGCGGAGCGCGCCGCAGGACCAGGGCACGCTGATTCTCGCACCGAGCACGGGCTCGGGTAGTACCAACATCTCCCCAGCGATCAGCCCAGACGGCCGCTACGTGGCCTTCATGTCCGAAAAGGACCTCTTCTCCGTCGATCTGTTCCTGGCGGAGGTGGCGACCGGCCGAATCATCCGAAAGCTCTCGAGCGCCAACTCCGATCCGCACATCGACGCTTTGCGCTACATCGACTCCTCTGGGACGTGGTCGCCGGACTCCGAGCGGTTCGCGTACGTAGTGACCGCGGACGGTGACAACCAGATCGTCATCGTCGGCACCGCCAATGGGCGGATCCA includes these proteins:
- a CDS encoding alanine racemase gives rise to the protein MKPVDPAGVDTPIGYVDLGRVRANAQRVADYAAQHGFAWRPHIKTHKSLEVARMQLEAGARGLTVATLREAEVMSTLTSDLLLAYPPVGDAKLERLVCLPASLDLKVALDSADVLESVAAAAAARDRVIGILVEQDVGLGRVGVQTSADVVRLATLASSLKGVEFRGLMFYPGHIRMPQDKQREPLARVCEQLTDTYAALEGAGFSPGIVSGGSTPTLWHSHQFPGLTEIRSGSCIFFDREGLAVGVASHDDLAYTVLATVVSTAVPGHAVVDSGSKALAKEGPGGEGGFGVLFDHPDVEVVSLSEEHGVLDLSRTAWRPAIGERVRIVPNHVCVSVNLQEELLARDSDAHSMLALEGRGRGPWIG
- a CDS encoding exo-alpha-sialidase produces the protein MKLLSVVAFLTVLAACQEASPPTLSVSFEAMVSPAGGDSAEPFLSASEDAVYLSWLQRGEGSYHELRFSTLAHDGWNDASVIAGGDRFFVNWADFPSVSPGPQGTLWAHWLQRGDAGGYDYGVRVARSADQGVTWSEPWTPHEDGTPTEHGFVSVFSWEASVGFAWLDGRQTVAGSGGDAATHAMTLRSREVSADGTPGPETLLDGRVCDCCQTDATITPSGPVVVYRDRTEEPEVRDIYITRYVDGAWTEGTAVHDDGWFIWGCPVNGPAVAVAGENLAVAWFTGAGDEPRVKVAFSADDGATFGAATVIDGGNPAGRVAVVGLRDGSALVAWLERTGGEDAEVRLRRVRADGTMSGSVNLTASSSSRASGFPQMVQAPDGSLVMAWTDVSVEPSQVRVTRLHLEDQ
- a CDS encoding TlpA family protein disulfide reductase, translating into MNIRTMTAMVLAAATVACARSDAPAPPRMGFPVPSYEAVDLQGEMVSLESLKGQVVLLNMWATWCAPCRQETPFLQELYEQHEAEGFQIVGASMDTGSAADQVEMFKEEYGVTYTILLDPQMRGMDSYQVLGLPATFLIDREGILRWMKYGPLNETDSDFQQALEDALR
- a CDS encoding RidA family protein yields the protein MSELKRVHTDHAPAAIGPYSQAIVTDGWVFCSGQIPLDAASGELSGGDVATQTDLCLKNLARVLEAAGSSLQSVVKTTVFLSDMNTFAEMNEVYARHFGDHRPARATVQAAALPKFCDVEIECVARVAD
- a CDS encoding D-glycero-beta-D-manno-heptose-7-phosphate kinase, yielding MDRLSPGRLEEILATAAGARVLVVGDLMLDRYISGPVDRVSPEAPVPVVRVAETSATVGGAGNVAANVAALGATCRVVACVGVDSAGELLEAELSRLGLGTDGLVRTDERPTTEKTRVLALRQQIVRFDVEDDGDVSVGLARSLCDKVEQLAVDSDVLVMQDYNKGVLTPSVISSVIEAGVRLGLPTVVDPKQRNFSSYGGVTVFKPNAKELGDALGDFIHADDADWMEATRERLGCQNLLLTLGEHGMALQTAEGTSVRIPTAARGVYDVSGAGDTVTGVVAVVLAAGGTATEAAMLANHAAAIEVGKAGVATVSPDELRAHVAHHGPE